TTGCAACTTTAGGTGGTAGACCTTGCAACTTTAGGTGGTAGACCTTGCAACTTTAGGTGGTAGACCTTGCAACTTTAGGTGGTAGACTTTTCTATCAAAAACACTTAGACTTCGCAGGTCTTGTATCCAAAGTAGTACTGGGACTAAATATGAGGAATTTAAACCACTGTCATAGAAGTAGATTGTTTTTAACTTTGTCTGAAGCTGTAAGTATTTGGTTAACAACTTTATCTCCAATTACTAGCAAAAACTATGCTTCTGGAATTAAATTTTTAATATCGAATCGTGTTATAGATCCTTCTATGAGATTGGAAGATCTTATTTCTACAGATCACTCTGAAGTGTTATACAGGATAAAATCTTTATCTTTTTCTCTTAAAGGGAAATTGATTTCGGAAGCTTCTAAACAAGCTAGAGCAGCTTGCTATATTTCATTTACTAAGTTTTTATATCGTTTGACTAAAGGAGTTGTTAAGCCAGCTATTCCAGTCAGGGACTTTGGAAATGCAACATTTTATAAAATCCGAGACAAAGTAAAAACAGAGTTTATTTCAAAAAAAGACTGGCTATTGTTTTTTGATTCATTAAAAAAAAGAAGTTATAGAGATTATTTGATTGGGAAATTGATACTTCAAGGAGTTAGAAAATTATCAGAAGTGATTTCCCTTCGTACGGAAGATATATCTTTTGGAAAGAATCAAATATTTTTCAAAGTGAAAAAAAGGCAGAATAGAATACGCGAAGTCACAGTTACGTATCCGAGTTTTTTAATGAATGAGTTGAAAGATTATCTTGGCAAAAGGGAAGGATGGGTTTTTGTTTCAGATCCTTCTTCGAATCATAGAGTTTGTGTTAATCAGATTTATTACTATTTTAAACTAGCTGAAAATGACATTCCACTTCAAGTTAAGGTTACTCCTCACGTACTTCGTGCTAGTGCTTTGGCGTATCTAAAAAAAACAGGTTTTTCTGATATTGATATCATGAGGATCTCTTGTTTATCATCTCAAGAGATGATTTCAGCTTATGATTCATATAGCGAAGAAAATTTAACATCGCAACTGCCTTTTATATTTTGATATAATTTTAATTATATTGGAACCAATCTGCATTAAAAAATATGTTGCAACAACAAAGTTCGAACTTTGTTGTTAGATTAGAATAATTTTTTTTGATGCATTTTCTGATCGTTGAGATTTATCATAAGCGTATATCATTTTTGATGATGAATGACCGGTTACTTTCATTATATCTGAGTCGGAGCATCCAAATCGCTTGTATTCAGTTACTGCTGTAGCACGAAGTACATGAGGAGTGACTTTGAAATCAATA
This portion of the Chlamydia serpentis genome encodes:
- a CDS encoding tyrosine-type recombinase/integrase; this translates as MRNLNHCHRSRLFLTLSEAVSIWLTTLSPITSKNYASGIKFLISNRVIDPSMRLEDLISTDHSEVLYRIKSLSFSLKGKLISEASKQARAACYISFTKFLYRLTKGVVKPAIPVRDFGNATFYKIRDKVKTEFISKKDWLLFFDSLKKRSYRDYLIGKLILQGVRKLSEVISLRTEDISFGKNQIFFKVKKRQNRIREVTVTYPSFLMNELKDYLGKREGWVFVSDPSSNHRVCVNQIYYYFKLAENDIPLQVKVTPHVLRASALAYLKKTGFSDIDIMRISCLSSQEMISAYDSYSEENLTSQLPFIF